A genomic stretch from Gammaproteobacteria bacterium includes:
- a CDS encoding HD-GYP domain-containing protein, with product MEKYIEVGQIELGMYVVRLDRPWLETPFMTQGFPVLSKKLIADIAHYCDHVYINTDEGIDLDLAQPFESGESTLGIDSIPGVDSTALSYSETAQEVLSVIETGQLPKMLVKYVRQSTFVEESETATEVYKETRKVVDHAYQCARDDKPIDAEQPKALVQRLVASVIRNPDAASLLANLKSQDSYTADHSMNVCMIALIFGRHLGLSEEPLNELGLGALLHDIGKMKTPPDILNKPGKLTDKEMNMMRYHPTMGRDLLMKSPGISDVVVDIAYSHHERQSGNGYPRGVTGDKVSLFSKMVAIVDVYDAITSDRCYHQGMIPMDALQNIYKWRGKHFDPYLAEQFIQCIGTYPVGSIVELSNQEVGIVVSVNQKKRLLPEVMLVRDKHLQPYEPVKYIDLAKVNEAGTKIEIAKVLSSDEHGIHIQEYIFNI from the coding sequence GTGGAAAAATATATAGAGGTTGGGCAGATTGAGCTCGGTATGTATGTCGTGCGACTCGACCGCCCTTGGCTTGAAACTCCCTTTATGACGCAAGGTTTTCCGGTTCTTTCTAAAAAGCTGATCGCAGACATCGCCCATTACTGTGACCATGTATACATCAATACCGATGAGGGTATCGATCTTGACTTGGCCCAACCATTTGAGTCGGGAGAAAGTACCCTGGGGATAGATAGTATCCCGGGGGTGGATAGTACTGCGCTGAGTTATAGTGAAACAGCGCAAGAAGTGTTGAGTGTTATTGAAACTGGCCAGCTGCCTAAGATGCTGGTTAAATACGTGCGCCAAAGTACGTTTGTAGAGGAATCAGAGACCGCCACCGAAGTTTATAAGGAAACGCGTAAGGTTGTCGATCATGCCTACCAATGCGCACGCGACGATAAACCCATTGATGCAGAACAACCCAAAGCACTGGTGCAACGACTAGTAGCCAGCGTTATTCGTAACCCGGATGCAGCAAGTTTACTAGCTAACTTGAAAAGTCAGGACTCTTATACCGCAGATCATAGTATGAATGTGTGTATGATAGCGCTGATTTTTGGACGCCATCTAGGCTTGTCTGAGGAACCGTTAAATGAGTTAGGTCTGGGGGCTTTATTACATGATATTGGTAAAATGAAAACGCCGCCCGATATTTTGAACAAGCCCGGGAAATTAACCGATAAAGAAATGAATATGATGCGTTACCATCCTACTATGGGGCGTGATTTATTAATGAAGTCGCCAGGTATCTCTGATGTCGTCGTCGATATTGCCTATTCCCATCATGAGCGACAAAGTGGTAATGGCTATCCACGAGGGGTCACGGGCGATAAAGTTTCTCTGTTTAGTAAGATGGTTGCAATTGTCGATGTCTATGATGCTATTACCAGTGATCGCTGTTATCACCAGGGGATGATCCCTATGGATGCTTTGCAGAATATTTATAAATGGCGTGGCAAGCACTTTGATCCCTATCTTGCTGAACAATTTATCCAATGCATTGGTACCTATCCGGTGGGTTCGATTGTCGAGTTGTCCAACCAGGAAGTCGGCATCGTTGTATCGGTGAATCAGAAAAAACGTTTGTTACCAGAGGTGATGCTCGTACGTGATAAACATCTCCAGCCCTATGAGCCGGTTAAATATATCGATTTAGCCAAGGTCAATGAGGCGGGCACTAAAATAGAGATCGCCAAGGTCTTATCGTCTGACGAACACGGTATTCATATTCAGGAATATATCTTCAATATCTAA